Sequence from the Fulvivirga ligni genome:
GTGAATGTTATGTTAATGCGCACACCGCGAGTTTGTCACTTCGAACGGCAGTGAGAAGTCTATTAATTAAACGCCTCTACACATTGAGTGCTAACAAACTGAATAGATCTCTCCTTCCGTACCAATGACGTAATAAACTAAATAGGTATTTGTTCAAGCTCATAACCTAATTCTTTAGCTGTTTTTATTAGCCACTTTTCTCTATGAAGCTGCATTTTTTCTTCATATGCTTTGATCCCTTTTTCTGTGTAGTCAAGACCTTTTACCATAAGCCGCCAGTAGAGTACTGCCAGTTTTCGTGCTGTGGCTTTAGTCGCTATTCCAGGACCTCTTTTGCTTTTTAATCTGCGCCCAAAAGCACCTAGTGCTATCTTTTTGCTTTCAATTAAACTTTGGGCAAGTTGCCTAAATATTTGTCCAGCCTTCGGCCTGTACTTTCGGTTTCTGGTTTTGTTTTTCTTGCCGGACTGGTGTTGACCTGGAGATAACCCTAGCCATGAAGTGAAATGTTTCTCGCTTGGCCAATTATAAAGTTTCAGACCTATTTCCGAATACAATTGTAGCCAGGTATAATCGGTAATACCCGGCAAACACGTAGCATCTTTGCCTGAAAAAATTTTAAGTAGGTGTCCTCCTAAGTGGTCAATATCAGGTTTATTATGCCTAACTGGTTTTCGGTCTTTAACAGACTCTATTTCATTTTTGCTTTGCATATCTGAATCGTAGTTATTGACCCGTTTCATAACTTCCTCTAGTTTATGGTCACATGCCTGTATTTGTTGCTTATAAAATTTATAACCGCTGTATGCCTGTTCCAAAGCAAACAACCCAGCCTCGGTATAATAGCCTGAAAGCGCCTTGAGGACTTGAGATGCCTTTTTTTTCTCTAATACTGCTATGGCACAAGGATAAGAGCTTTTGGGCATCACGTTCTCCTGACAGGATGGCTTCTATGATTGCCAGACCACTGGCTCCATGTACCTGACTGAGCACCTCTTTGAGTCGAATATTCATCTCAATTAGTGACTTTTGCATATGATTTACATGCATAGAGGCTGTTCTCAGATGATCTTCTCTCAAGCGCTGGTAAGCACGAACTTCCTTTACTTGAGCATCGGGAACAAAACAGCGATTCAACAAACCATGACTATGGAGTTGCTGAATCCATTGACAGTC
This genomic interval carries:
- a CDS encoding transposase; this translates as MKRVNNYDSDMQSKNEIESVKDRKPVRHNKPDIDHLGGHLLKIFSGKDATCLPGITDYTWLQLYSEIGLKLYNWPSEKHFTSWLGLSPGQHQSGKKNKTRNRKYRPKAGQIFRQLAQSLIESKKIALGAFGRRLKSKRGPGIATKATARKLAVLYWRLMVKGLDYTEKGIKAYEEKMQLHREKWLIKTAKELGYELEQIPI
- a CDS encoding IS110 family transposase, which gives rise to MKKMRANAAGIDIGAKHIFVSLENKDVRVFETFTESFREASSYLLSEGIETVAMEATGVYWIILYEILESAGLDVWLVDGRQTRQVPGRKTDVKDCQWIQQLHSHGLLNRCFVPDAQVKEVRAYQRLREDHLRTASMHVNHMQKSLIEMNIRLKEVLSQVHGASGLAIIEAILSGERDAQKLLSLCHSSIREKKGISSPQGAFRLLYRGWVVCFGTGIQRL